Proteins found in one Clostridium kluyveri DSM 555 genomic segment:
- the mnmG gene encoding tRNA uridine-5-carboxymethylaminomethyl(34) synthesis enzyme MnmG — protein sequence MEYFSERYDVIVIGAGHAGCEAGLAAARMGCRTLMCTMNLDSIGFMPCNPNIGGTAKGHLVREIDALGGEMGVNIDATFIQSRMLNTSKGPAVHSLRAQADKRNYSGRMKSVLERQHNLDLKQLEVVGIRIDNEGKVCGVITKNGAYFETKTIVLSTGTYLKGKVIIGDVSYSSGPNGFMPANDLSQSLLDLGIEIRRFKTGTPARVNRRSVDFSKMIEQPGDKRIVPFSFMSENLDRKQVSCYLTYTTENTTKVIRENINRSPLFNGSIKSVGPRYCPSIEDKIVRFPNKENHQIFIEPEGEDTNELYVDGASTSMPEDVQIAMYRTIIGLENVEFLRTGYAIEYDCINPLQLRPTLEFKKVEGLFGAGQLNGSSGYEEAASQGIIAGINAALKVKGKEPFILKRSDAYIGVLIDDLVTKGTEEPYRMMTSRSEYRLILRQDNADLRLTEMGYKIGLVTKERYDKYLERKNSIETEIKRIKNLYITPKKEVIEFLNSLGSSELKKSISLYELIKRPELDYFKLQLLDMDRPELNEDVQEEVNIISKYEGYIKKQLEQVQQFKKFENKFIPENIDYDEIKGLRIEANQKLKKIRPISIGQASRISGVSPADISVLLVYLEKKHREKLL from the coding sequence TTGGAGTATTTTTCAGAAAGATATGATGTAATAGTTATAGGTGCAGGTCATGCTGGATGTGAGGCAGGACTTGCTGCAGCTAGAATGGGTTGTAGAACTTTAATGTGCACAATGAATTTAGATAGTATAGGATTTATGCCATGTAATCCTAATATAGGGGGAACTGCTAAGGGACATTTAGTAAGAGAAATAGATGCTTTGGGTGGAGAAATGGGTGTAAATATTGATGCTACTTTTATACAGTCAAGAATGCTTAATACTTCTAAAGGACCTGCTGTGCATTCATTAAGGGCACAAGCAGATAAGAGAAATTACTCAGGAAGAATGAAAAGTGTACTTGAGAGACAGCATAATTTAGATTTAAAACAATTAGAAGTGGTAGGTATAAGAATTGACAATGAAGGTAAAGTTTGTGGTGTTATAACCAAGAATGGGGCGTATTTTGAAACAAAAACTATCGTTCTATCTACAGGAACTTATTTAAAAGGTAAGGTAATTATAGGCGATGTAAGCTACAGTTCAGGTCCAAATGGATTTATGCCAGCTAATGATCTTTCACAGAGCTTATTGGATTTAGGTATAGAAATTAGAAGATTTAAGACAGGTACACCAGCCAGAGTAAATAGACGCAGCGTGGATTTTTCTAAAATGATAGAACAACCAGGTGATAAGAGAATAGTTCCTTTTTCTTTTATGAGCGAGAATTTAGATAGAAAACAAGTATCTTGTTATTTAACATATACTACAGAAAATACCACAAAAGTTATAAGAGAAAATATAAATAGATCTCCCCTTTTTAATGGGTCCATTAAGTCAGTAGGGCCAAGATATTGTCCTTCTATTGAAGATAAAATAGTTAGGTTTCCAAATAAGGAAAATCATCAAATATTTATTGAACCTGAAGGCGAAGATACAAATGAGTTATATGTAGATGGTGCATCTACATCAATGCCTGAAGATGTTCAGATTGCTATGTATAGAACTATAATAGGGCTTGAAAATGTAGAATTTTTAAGGACAGGATATGCTATTGAATACGATTGTATAAATCCACTGCAATTAAGACCTACATTAGAATTTAAAAAAGTTGAAGGGTTATTTGGGGCAGGTCAGTTAAATGGAAGCTCTGGATACGAAGAAGCAGCATCACAGGGCATAATTGCAGGTATTAATGCCGCCCTTAAAGTTAAAGGAAAAGAACCTTTTATCTTAAAAAGATCTGATGCTTATATAGGAGTCTTAATAGATGACTTAGTTACAAAGGGAACAGAAGAGCCTTATAGAATGATGACATCCCGTTCTGAGTACAGGCTTATACTTAGACAAGATAATGCAGATTTGAGACTTACAGAAATGGGATATAAAATAGGGTTAGTTACTAAAGAAAGATATGATAAATACCTAGAAAGAAAAAATAGTATAGAAACTGAAATAAAAAGAATAAAGAATCTTTATATAACACCTAAGAAAGAAGTAATTGAATTTTTAAATTCATTGGGTTCATCTGAATTGAAAAAAAGTATAAGTTTATATGAATTGATAAAAAGACCAGAACTTGATTATTTTAAGCTTCAGCTGCTTGATATGGATAGACCTGAATTAAATGAAGATGTTCAAGAAGAAGTAAATATCATTTCAAAATATGAAGGATATATAAAAAAGCAGCTAGAGCAAGTTCAACAGTTTAAAAAATTTGAAAATAAGTTTATACCTGAAAATATAGACTATGATGAAATTAAGGGATTAAGAATAGAAGCAAATCAGAAGTTAAAGAAAATACGACCTATAAGTATAGGTCAAGCTTCTAGAATTTCAGGAGTTTCACCAGCAGATATTTCTGTTTTATTAGTTTATCTGGAGAAAAAACATAGAGAAAAACTTTTATAA
- the rsmG gene encoding 16S rRNA (guanine(527)-N(7))-methyltransferase RsmG, with protein MDYFEIMDTVCKDLGLNFNQEKYNKFIKYKDILKLWNDKMNLTAIVDDKDIIKKHFIDSIRVFKFLPLKDAKSIIDVGTGAGFPGIPIKIIKPEVKLILLDSLNKRIKFLNQVVLSIKLNDVTCIHGRAEDCARKIEYRENNDVVVSRAVANLTVLSEFCIPYIKVGGYFIAMKGPSVEDEITESKNAINILGGKIEDIIKVEDDEFNHNLVVIKKITHTSDKYPRKAGIVSKNPLR; from the coding sequence ATGGATTATTTTGAGATCATGGACACTGTATGTAAAGATTTAGGACTGAATTTTAATCAAGAAAAGTATAATAAGTTTATTAAATATAAGGATATACTTAAATTATGGAATGATAAGATGAACCTCACTGCTATAGTAGATGATAAAGATATAATTAAGAAGCATTTTATAGATAGTATCAGAGTATTTAAATTTTTGCCTTTAAAAGATGCTAAAAGTATCATTGACGTAGGAACTGGCGCAGGATTTCCAGGCATACCTATAAAAATAATTAAACCAGAGGTAAAACTTATACTTTTGGATTCTTTGAATAAAAGAATAAAATTTTTAAACCAAGTGGTCTTAAGTATAAAATTAAATGATGTAACATGTATACATGGAAGAGCAGAAGATTGTGCGAGAAAAATAGAGTATAGGGAAAATAATGATGTTGTAGTATCAAGGGCTGTGGCTAATTTAACAGTTTTAAGTGAATTTTGTATTCCTTATATAAAAGTAGGAGGATATTTTATAGCAATGAAAGGGCCTTCTGTTGAAGATGAGATTACAGAAAGCAAGAATGCAATTAATATTTTAGGTGGTAAAATTGAAGATATAATAAAAGTTGAAGATGATGAGTTCAATCATAATTTAGTAGTAATAAAAAAGATAACACATACTTCTGATAAGTATCCAAGGAAAGCAGGTATTGTATCTAAGAA